Proteins from a genomic interval of Coraliomargarita sinensis:
- a CDS encoding mechanosensitive ion channel family protein: MEDIDKIVDAIASYGMKVLFAIIILVAGLWVARKLRGLFKSALEKKEIDATLVGFFSSLLYGALVIFVVIAAIDKLGVQTTSFVAVLGAAGLAVGLALQGSLSNFASGVLLIIFKPFVAGNFVKIGGELGTVVQVGILQTELKSPDNIKIIMPNSQVMSGAITNFSAHDTRRADMVIGVSYSDDLSKVMDVLQDMISKDERVLEEPAPFIGVSELADSSINFVVRPWVKSSDNWQFKCDFQKAVKERFDAEGISIPFPQRDLHVFQENAS; this comes from the coding sequence ATGGAAGACATTGATAAGATCGTAGATGCCATCGCCAGCTACGGCATGAAAGTGCTGTTTGCCATTATCATTCTCGTTGCCGGCTTGTGGGTGGCGAGAAAACTGCGCGGACTCTTCAAATCCGCCCTGGAGAAGAAAGAAATCGACGCAACGCTCGTCGGGTTTTTCTCAAGTCTTCTCTATGGCGCGCTTGTTATTTTTGTCGTGATCGCGGCAATTGATAAACTTGGCGTGCAGACAACTTCCTTTGTCGCCGTGCTTGGTGCCGCCGGCCTGGCTGTCGGCCTCGCTTTGCAGGGTTCCCTGTCGAACTTCGCTTCCGGGGTATTGCTGATCATCTTCAAGCCATTTGTGGCGGGTAATTTTGTAAAGATCGGGGGCGAGTTGGGAACCGTGGTGCAGGTTGGCATTTTGCAGACCGAACTGAAGTCTCCGGACAATATCAAAATCATCATGCCGAACTCCCAGGTCATGAGCGGTGCGATTACCAATTTTTCCGCTCACGATACCCGTCGTGCCGATATGGTGATCGGGGTGAGCTACTCTGACGATCTATCCAAAGTGATGGACGTGCTTCAGGACATGATTTCCAAAGACGAACGTGTCCTCGAAGAACCGGCGCCCTTTATTGGCGTCAGCGAACTGGCCGACAGCAGTATCAACTTCGTGGTACGCCCCTGGGTCAAGTCTTCGGACAACTGGCAGTTCAAGTGTGACTTCCAAAAAGCAGTGAAGGAACGCTTTGACGCCGAAGGTATCAGTATTCCCTTCCCGCAGCGCGACCTCCACGTCTTTCAGGAAAACGCTTCCTAA
- a CDS encoding SLC5 family protein, with amino-acid sequence MVLSPFDWILFLAFFAAVIGFSLFKSRGGAEAEEDYFLAGRGLPWWLIGISIVAANISTEQFVGMAGQGAGAVGLAVSWWQLIGSVGIVLIAFTLLPRFLKAGIYTMPEYLEYRYNVYARSIFAILTVAIYVVVLLTAVLFSGGLTLHTIFDLDLSLAVWVIGGAAAFYTAIGGLKAVAYADLIQGLALLVGGLLVFALGLDACGGWGEFSAANEDKLHMVLPASDENLPWTGVLGGMWIVLIYYCGLNQFIVQRNLAARTLKDGQLGMIFAGGLWLLVPFAIVMPGIMAFQLFPGELAETPDKAYPTLIANLLPSGMRGFLLAALAGAITSSLASMLNSASTIFTLDVVQRLIRKDARQSQMVWLGRIMVIVFVVIGCLLAPMLADPKFGGVFQFIQQFQGYIWPGVVAAFLFGMLVPKAPPAAGVLALVAGPMLYGILQAFATDIHFLLQVLIAFVAVCALMALVTTLSPMPEAKVLPERKDLDLETDPKVKLLGAAVILSVVVFVVVFW; translated from the coding sequence ATGGTACTTTCCCCCTTTGATTGGATTCTGTTCCTCGCTTTCTTTGCCGCCGTCATTGGCTTCAGTTTGTTTAAAAGCCGCGGTGGAGCCGAAGCCGAAGAAGATTACTTCCTCGCCGGGCGGGGCCTTCCCTGGTGGCTGATCGGTATTTCCATCGTGGCGGCCAACATCTCGACCGAGCAGTTCGTCGGCATGGCGGGGCAGGGGGCTGGTGCGGTCGGTCTCGCCGTCAGTTGGTGGCAGTTGATCGGCTCGGTGGGGATCGTCCTGATCGCCTTCACGCTGCTACCGCGATTCCTGAAAGCCGGGATTTACACCATGCCGGAATATCTGGAATACCGCTACAATGTCTACGCACGGTCGATTTTTGCGATTCTGACGGTGGCGATTTACGTGGTGGTGCTACTGACAGCGGTGCTTTTCTCCGGTGGACTTACCCTGCATACCATCTTCGACCTGGATTTAAGTTTAGCGGTATGGGTGATCGGCGGCGCGGCAGCCTTTTACACCGCGATCGGTGGTTTGAAGGCGGTGGCCTATGCCGACTTAATTCAGGGCCTTGCCCTGCTTGTCGGGGGGCTACTGGTTTTTGCCCTTGGTCTGGATGCCTGTGGTGGCTGGGGCGAGTTCTCTGCGGCAAACGAAGATAAGCTGCACATGGTTTTACCGGCGAGTGATGAGAATCTTCCCTGGACGGGGGTACTCGGCGGTATGTGGATTGTCCTGATTTATTACTGTGGTCTCAATCAATTCATCGTGCAGCGGAACCTCGCGGCCAGGACTTTGAAAGACGGTCAATTGGGGATGATTTTTGCCGGCGGCCTCTGGTTGCTGGTGCCCTTTGCGATCGTCATGCCGGGTATCATGGCCTTCCAGTTATTTCCCGGTGAATTGGCCGAGACGCCGGACAAAGCTTATCCCACATTGATCGCAAATCTTTTACCTTCGGGTATGCGTGGTTTCCTGCTGGCAGCTCTGGCCGGGGCGATTACAAGCTCGCTCGCTTCGATGCTCAACTCTGCCTCCACGATCTTTACGCTGGATGTGGTGCAGCGTTTAATTCGCAAAGATGCCAGGCAGTCACAAATGGTCTGGCTCGGCCGTATCATGGTCATTGTTTTTGTCGTTATCGGCTGCCTGCTCGCACCAATGTTGGCCGATCCGAAATTCGGCGGGGTCTTCCAGTTTATCCAGCAGTTCCAGGGCTACATTTGGCCCGGCGTGGTGGCGGCCTTCTTGTTCGGTATGCTGGTGCCGAAAGCGCCACCGGCGGCCGGGGTGCTTGCGCTCGTAGCCGGCCCCATGCTCTATGGCATTCTCCAAGCTTTCGCGACCGACATTCATTTCCTGCTGCAGGTCCTGATCGCCTTTGTCGCCGTCTGTGCGTTAATGGCATTGGTGACGACGCTGAGCCCCATGCCCGAGGCGAAGGTTTTACCGGAGCGGAAAGACCTTGATCTGGAAACCGATCCCAAGGTGAAGCTGCTCGGTGCGGCGGTTATCCTGAGTGTCGTCGTTTTTGTGGTCGTCTTCTGGTAA
- a CDS encoding PfkB family carbohydrate kinase — translation MDVLCAGYACVDINFKAKHHPVPDEKLRAIDMHSCGGGPAANAAVAIARLGGQAGFAGYLGNDAFGEAHLSELRKEGVDCSGISRGESPTPIACVTIKPDGQRSIVDYFPAQSTAPEDAASLKKQAAKVLLIDGHQPLLSARLLDEARELGIPSLLDAGSVHDGTLMLYNKVDYLITSEKFAREMSKEDDPRLALAALDGAAPFIACTWGEDGVYWQDDDGQHHMPAFDIEAVDTTGAGDAFHGAFALGLAEGLGVRDNLRRASATAALTCLKNGARSALPNRDRVLALSHAY, via the coding sequence ATGGACGTCCTTTGCGCAGGCTACGCTTGTGTCGACATCAACTTTAAGGCCAAACATCATCCGGTGCCCGACGAAAAACTTCGGGCGATCGACATGCACAGTTGTGGCGGCGGGCCGGCAGCCAATGCAGCTGTCGCCATCGCGCGACTGGGCGGTCAGGCAGGCTTCGCCGGATACTTGGGTAACGATGCCTTCGGTGAAGCGCATTTATCTGAATTAAGAAAGGAAGGAGTCGATTGCTCCGGAATCTCGCGTGGCGAGTCCCCCACTCCCATCGCCTGTGTCACAATCAAACCGGACGGCCAACGCTCGATCGTTGACTATTTCCCCGCACAATCCACCGCCCCCGAAGATGCGGCCAGCCTGAAAAAACAGGCTGCCAAGGTGCTTCTGATTGACGGGCACCAACCTCTTCTCTCTGCCAGACTTCTTGATGAAGCCAGAGAGCTGGGCATTCCCAGCTTGCTCGACGCCGGCTCGGTCCACGATGGCACACTGATGCTCTATAACAAAGTCGACTACCTCATCACCTCGGAAAAGTTCGCACGGGAAATGAGTAAGGAAGATGACCCACGCCTTGCCCTGGCTGCCCTGGACGGAGCGGCCCCCTTTATTGCCTGCACCTGGGGTGAGGATGGCGTCTATTGGCAGGATGACGATGGCCAGCACCACATGCCCGCCTTTGACATTGAGGCCGTTGACACCACCGGAGCGGGAGACGCATTCCACGGAGCCTTTGCGCTTGGTTTGGCCGAGGGCCTGGGGGTTCGAGATAACTTGCGACGTGCCTCGGCGACCGCGGCCCTGACATGTTTAAAAAACGGCGCTCGAAGTGCTTTGCCCAACCGTGATCGGGTCCTGGCATTATCACACGCTTACTAA
- a CDS encoding NADPH-dependent assimilatory sulfite reductase hemoprotein subunit yields MISDSETAPQLHKNEGIKTRSEYLRGTILEGLADVSTGSIAADDQQLTKFHGLYQQDDRDVRAQRRKHKLDKAYSFLARICLPGGVCTPEQWQVVDELANFCAFNTIKLTTRQAFQLHGILKGNLKDVIKSCNDVAMTTLAACGDVNRNVMCNPNPFASEVHEAVQKVTAEIDAHLKPQTPAFSEMWLDGEPIKLGVEQAAERSKDCGGDATEPLYGPTYLPRKFKIAVAIPPRNDVDVFAHCLGFIAIIEDGKLAGFNVTVGGGMGMTHGNEKTFPRLADVIAFCTPDQAVSVAEKIVAIQRDHGNRVDRANARFKYTVERLGKDWIREELEKRLGYELEDPRDYSFESTGDRYGWNEGTNGKWNLQLFIEGGRIVDKDDKQLKTGMLEISKVHKGDFRLTANQNLIIANVAAEDRDQIDRLVEKYKLDAYKKASGMRRNQIACVALPTCGLALAESERYLPSLVSDLEVILEEAGLQQDDIIIRSTGCPNGCGRPYLGEIGLVGKVPGKYNLYLGAGFEGERLNKLYRNSITHEEIIDELKPILLDYAKERNEGERFGDFTIRKGYIKATTAGNNFHADVAC; encoded by the coding sequence ATGATATCCGACAGCGAGACAGCACCACAACTTCACAAAAACGAGGGCATCAAGACCCGTAGCGAGTATTTGCGCGGCACGATTCTTGAAGGCCTGGCTGATGTATCCACGGGATCGATTGCGGCGGACGACCAGCAATTGACAAAATTCCATGGTCTTTACCAGCAGGATGACCGCGATGTTCGCGCGCAGCGCCGTAAACACAAGTTGGACAAAGCATATTCTTTTCTGGCACGGATTTGCCTGCCTGGCGGCGTTTGCACACCGGAGCAGTGGCAGGTGGTTGATGAGTTGGCCAACTTTTGCGCCTTCAACACCATTAAATTGACCACTCGACAGGCTTTTCAGCTGCACGGCATTTTGAAGGGCAATCTGAAGGATGTCATCAAGTCCTGCAATGATGTCGCGATGACGACGCTGGCTGCCTGCGGCGATGTGAACCGTAACGTGATGTGTAACCCGAATCCATTCGCGTCCGAGGTGCATGAAGCGGTGCAAAAGGTGACTGCTGAAATTGATGCACATTTGAAGCCGCAAACGCCCGCCTTTTCCGAAATGTGGCTGGATGGCGAGCCGATTAAACTCGGCGTGGAACAGGCAGCCGAGCGCTCCAAGGACTGCGGCGGCGATGCGACCGAGCCGCTTTACGGCCCGACCTACTTGCCGCGTAAGTTCAAGATCGCAGTGGCCATTCCGCCGCGCAACGATGTGGATGTGTTCGCCCATTGTCTGGGCTTTATTGCTATCATCGAAGACGGAAAGCTTGCCGGCTTCAACGTCACCGTCGGCGGCGGGATGGGGATGACGCATGGAAATGAGAAGACTTTTCCACGCCTTGCGGATGTGATTGCATTTTGCACACCCGATCAGGCGGTCAGTGTGGCCGAGAAGATCGTGGCCATTCAGCGTGACCATGGCAATCGCGTCGACCGCGCCAACGCCCGTTTTAAATATACCGTCGAGCGCCTTGGCAAAGACTGGATCCGCGAGGAACTGGAAAAACGCTTGGGCTACGAACTCGAGGACCCGCGCGACTATTCATTCGAAAGCACCGGTGACCGCTACGGTTGGAACGAAGGCACCAACGGCAAGTGGAACCTGCAGCTCTTTATCGAAGGTGGTCGTATCGTGGACAAGGATGACAAGCAGCTCAAAACCGGTATGCTGGAAATTTCCAAGGTCCACAAAGGAGACTTCAGGCTGACTGCGAATCAAAATCTCATTATCGCCAACGTAGCCGCGGAAGACCGCGATCAAATCGATCGCCTGGTTGAAAAGTACAAGCTCGACGCCTACAAAAAGGCCAGTGGGATGCGCCGCAACCAGATTGCCTGTGTGGCACTGCCGACCTGTGGCCTAGCGCTTGCCGAGTCGGAGCGGTATCTGCCCAGCCTTGTCAGCGATCTCGAGGTTATTCTCGAGGAGGCGGGTTTGCAGCAGGATGACATCATTATTCGTTCCACCGGTTGCCCGAATGGCTGCGGCCGTCCTTATCTGGGGGAAATCGGCCTCGTCGGTAAAGTGCCCGGTAAATACAATCTATATCTCGGAGCGGGATTTGAAGGTGAGCGCCTGAACAAGCTTTACCGGAATTCGATTACCCACGAAGAAATTATCGACGAGCTCAAACCTATCCTGCTCGATTATGCCAAGGAGCGTAACGAAGGGGAGCGATTCGGCGATTTCACGATTCGCAAAGGGTATATCAAAGCGACCACGGCAGGGAACAATTTCCACGCCGATGTGGCCTGTTAA
- a CDS encoding helix-turn-helix domain-containing protein gives MGIAIFPARMDNITDHKAEGFAGQRLYRLPKMALQRLRERPFTKDFIVTDLGYFPTVEKHSVTRPDGVKQWILIFVNEGKGWYASEGRTHELGANEVLLLPPRRSHCYGADAKAPWSIFWFHFEGRGPEELLDWIIAKPEPQTIVCRSPDTLRRQFHSILSAVERGYHEHTLLELSRVLINVLTLLHRNPISEPNDMRLERIEATMDQMRRDIGRPRTLRDYASTSGLSVSQFSHLFKQHTGISPMNYQTEIRMQRACEFLDTTSSSIKDVAWRLGYDDPLYFSRTFKKCTGLSPSQYRDRI, from the coding sequence ATGGGAATAGCTATATTTCCGGCACGCATGGACAATATTACGGACCATAAAGCGGAAGGTTTTGCCGGCCAGCGCTTATACCGACTCCCTAAAATGGCATTACAGCGCCTTCGGGAACGCCCCTTTACCAAGGATTTTATAGTCACCGACCTCGGCTACTTCCCGACCGTAGAAAAACACAGCGTGACCCGTCCCGACGGGGTCAAGCAATGGATCCTGATATTCGTGAACGAAGGCAAAGGCTGGTATGCAAGCGAAGGCAGAACACATGAGCTGGGAGCCAACGAAGTATTGCTTCTTCCGCCGCGGCGTAGTCATTGCTATGGTGCGGATGCCAAGGCACCTTGGAGTATCTTCTGGTTCCACTTCGAAGGCAGGGGCCCGGAAGAGCTATTGGATTGGATCATAGCGAAGCCGGAGCCACAGACCATAGTCTGCCGTTCGCCCGATACACTCCGGCGGCAGTTTCATTCGATTCTTTCGGCGGTCGAGCGAGGCTACCACGAGCATACCCTATTGGAACTTTCCCGGGTGCTCATTAACGTCTTAACTTTACTTCACCGAAATCCGATCAGTGAACCCAATGACATGAGGCTCGAACGGATCGAAGCCACCATGGACCAGATGCGCCGGGACATTGGCCGGCCCAGAACGCTTCGCGACTATGCCTCGACCTCCGGATTATCGGTCAGTCAATTCAGCCACTTGTTTAAACAACATACCGGTATCAGCCCGATGAATTATCAGACCGAAATTCGCATGCAACGTGCCTGTGAATTTCTCGATACCACTTCGTCGAGCATCAAGGATGTGGCCTGGCGGCTCGGCTACGACGACCCGCTTTATTTCTCCCGCACCTTTAAAAAATGCACCGGATTGTCCCCTTCCCAATATCGCGACCGCATTTAG
- a CDS encoding assimilatory sulfite reductase (NADPH) flavoprotein subunit, with the protein MSNSDSIVPGNNPLRPEQANLLNQLLPGLAPEQMMWLEGFVSGLRAGQGGPAAAAAQQPATSPELTVLYGTESGNSESLADQTVKAAKGSGFKAKAVNMADLKVAKLKDIQNLLVIVSTWGEGDPPETAVDFYEEFMSDKAPKLENTRFSVLGLGDTSYEHFCKMGKDFDSRLEALGAKRIYDRKDCDVDYDDDYEAWHAGALKALEAEAGASATATAPAAATAAAAPVKYSRKNPFPAELKERVLLNGKGSAKETIHLEFDLEGSGLTYETGDALAVIPHNASDVVEDLLKASKLDGDTKVSLKDGEFSLHEALTSHLDITALSKPVLSRYNEFAKSDELDAVINDKEKLSDFIYGRDVVDLLTEYPAKELTADALVGIMRKLPPRLYSIASSPKAHPDEVHLTVGVVRYSSNSRPRKGVCSTYLAERIEEGQKAEVFVSPNKNFKLPADPDTPVIMVGPGTGIAPFRAFIEERQATGAKGKNWLFFGDQHYLTDFLYQTEWQSYLADGILTKLDVAFSRDQKHKIYVQDRMRENAKELYAWLLEGAKFYVCGDANRMAHDVDQALHDIVEQEGGFSKEEAADYVKQLKTDKRYLRDVY; encoded by the coding sequence ATGAGTAACAGCGATTCCATTGTTCCCGGCAACAACCCGCTCCGTCCCGAGCAAGCCAATTTATTGAATCAACTTCTTCCCGGCCTGGCCCCGGAACAAATGATGTGGTTGGAGGGTTTTGTCAGCGGTCTGCGTGCCGGTCAAGGCGGTCCCGCCGCTGCAGCAGCCCAACAACCGGCAACCAGCCCGGAGCTTACTGTGCTTTACGGCACCGAATCCGGCAACTCCGAGAGTCTCGCCGACCAGACGGTCAAGGCTGCCAAAGGTTCCGGCTTCAAGGCAAAGGCCGTCAACATGGCCGACCTTAAAGTAGCCAAGCTCAAGGACATTCAAAACCTGTTGGTGATTGTCAGCACCTGGGGTGAAGGAGATCCGCCGGAAACAGCGGTAGATTTCTACGAGGAATTCATGAGTGACAAGGCACCGAAGCTCGAGAACACACGCTTCTCCGTACTGGGACTCGGTGATACCAGCTACGAACACTTCTGTAAGATGGGCAAAGACTTCGACAGCCGTTTGGAAGCGCTGGGTGCGAAGCGGATTTATGACCGCAAGGATTGTGACGTTGATTACGACGACGATTACGAAGCCTGGCATGCCGGAGCCCTCAAAGCCCTTGAAGCTGAGGCTGGAGCCAGTGCGACTGCGACCGCTCCAGCTGCAGCCACAGCAGCGGCTGCTCCTGTCAAATATTCCCGCAAGAACCCCTTCCCCGCCGAGTTAAAGGAGCGCGTCCTTCTCAACGGCAAAGGCTCGGCCAAGGAAACCATCCACTTGGAATTTGACCTCGAAGGATCCGGTTTGACCTACGAAACCGGTGATGCCCTGGCAGTCATTCCTCACAACGCATCTGATGTGGTGGAGGATTTACTGAAAGCGTCAAAACTCGACGGTGATACCAAGGTAAGCCTGAAAGACGGTGAGTTCAGCCTGCACGAAGCACTCACGAGCCATCTTGATATCACCGCACTTTCCAAGCCGGTCCTGAGCCGCTATAATGAATTCGCCAAAAGCGATGAACTCGATGCCGTCATCAATGACAAAGAGAAGCTCAGCGACTTCATCTATGGCCGGGACGTGGTCGACCTACTGACCGAATATCCGGCGAAAGAACTCACAGCAGACGCATTGGTCGGCATTATGCGCAAGCTACCACCGCGCCTATACTCGATTGCTTCCAGCCCGAAAGCTCATCCGGATGAAGTGCATCTGACGGTAGGCGTGGTTCGTTACAGTTCGAACAGCCGTCCCCGCAAGGGCGTCTGCTCCACCTATCTTGCCGAACGTATCGAAGAAGGTCAAAAGGCCGAGGTCTTCGTCTCGCCCAACAAGAACTTCAAACTGCCTGCCGATCCGGACACGCCCGTCATCATGGTAGGGCCCGGCACGGGCATCGCGCCCTTCCGTGCTTTTATCGAAGAGCGCCAAGCGACCGGAGCCAAAGGGAAAAACTGGCTCTTCTTTGGCGACCAGCATTACCTGACGGACTTCCTCTACCAGACTGAATGGCAAAGCTACCTGGCGGACGGCATTCTGACAAAACTCGATGTCGCCTTTTCCCGCGACCAAAAGCACAAAATATACGTGCAGGACCGGATGCGAGAGAATGCGAAAGAGCTCTACGCCTGGTTGCTGGAAGGGGCCAAGTTCTATGTATGCGGCGACGCCAACCGAATGGCCCACGATGTCGACCAAGCCCTTCATGACATCGTCGAACAGGAAGGCGGGTTCTCGAAAGAGGAAGCCGCCGACTACGTCAAACAACTGAAGACGGACAAACGCTACCTGCGCGACGTCTATTAG
- a CDS encoding alkaline phosphatase → MSQVQSSHSRRNFIKGAGLAGLAGTLLPGQAVSAQVKPDNRAKNLIFLVVDGMCHGTLGLAHHWNERNKGKLLNWMNLSQRADLRRCTQDTASLNSPVTDSAAAASSWGSGHRVNNGSINTAPDGESLTPLFVRAKRAGKRTGLVTTCTVSHATPAGFAANAANRSDQEAIVAQYLDREIDLLMGGGSKFFTQVEEGGKQVDYFNAFADAGYGVARNREQLKKQAKIDKKLLGIFAEGHMPYAIDRKNDTSLADTPGLAAMFKAALTNLEGSPSGFALQVEAGRVDHAGHANDPGAILHELLEFDNCIPIALDFIEKHPDTMLIVTTDHGTGGCQLDGSGRGYRDSGPALDRINQFKYSFEWLEERFRSAGEFNPDLFREATGITPAEKQSADIQAAIDNPRVNYLNSRMTRAFDDELKKICSVGWTSNNHTSENVDLFLMGAGPEQLPGYIRNNELHGIMVDTLQI, encoded by the coding sequence ATGTCTCAAGTTCAATCATCCCATTCCCGTCGAAATTTCATCAAAGGTGCCGGTCTGGCCGGTCTGGCTGGCACGCTCCTGCCGGGGCAAGCCGTATCCGCGCAGGTTAAGCCTGACAACAGGGCCAAGAACCTGATCTTCCTCGTTGTCGATGGCATGTGCCATGGTACATTGGGGCTGGCGCATCACTGGAACGAGCGCAACAAGGGCAAGCTCTTGAATTGGATGAATCTGAGTCAACGCGCCGACCTGCGTCGGTGCACTCAGGATACGGCATCACTGAACTCTCCGGTAACGGATTCGGCTGCGGCAGCCAGTTCCTGGGGGTCGGGACACCGGGTGAATAATGGTTCGATCAATACTGCTCCCGATGGTGAGTCACTGACACCATTATTTGTTCGGGCCAAGCGGGCAGGTAAACGAACGGGCCTGGTCACGACGTGTACGGTATCGCATGCCACGCCGGCCGGCTTTGCTGCCAATGCGGCGAATCGTAGTGATCAAGAGGCTATTGTCGCCCAATATCTTGATCGCGAAATCGATCTACTGATGGGCGGTGGCTCCAAATTCTTTACACAAGTCGAGGAAGGCGGCAAGCAGGTCGACTACTTCAACGCTTTCGCCGATGCGGGTTACGGGGTGGCCCGGAATCGTGAGCAACTCAAAAAGCAGGCAAAAATAGACAAGAAGCTGCTGGGTATCTTTGCGGAGGGGCACATGCCGTATGCGATAGACCGTAAAAACGACACCTCTCTGGCAGACACGCCCGGTTTGGCGGCAATGTTCAAGGCGGCGCTGACGAATCTTGAGGGGTCGCCGAGTGGGTTCGCGCTTCAGGTCGAAGCGGGTCGGGTGGATCATGCCGGTCATGCCAATGATCCCGGAGCCATCTTGCACGAGCTTCTGGAGTTCGATAATTGTATTCCAATCGCCCTGGATTTCATTGAAAAGCATCCGGATACCATGCTGATCGTGACAACGGACCACGGTACGGGTGGCTGTCAGCTTGATGGAAGCGGGCGCGGCTACCGTGACAGTGGCCCGGCGCTTGATCGAATCAATCAGTTTAAATACAGCTTCGAGTGGTTGGAAGAACGCTTTCGTTCGGCCGGAGAATTCAATCCGGACCTATTTAGGGAAGCGACCGGTATCACACCTGCCGAAAAACAGTCTGCCGATATTCAGGCCGCAATCGACAACCCCAGAGTGAATTATTTAAACAGTCGCATGACGCGTGCTTTTGACGATGAACTAAAAAAGATCTGCTCGGTGGGATGGACGTCGAACAACCACACTTCGGAAAACGTCGACTTGTTCTTAATGGGTGCGGGCCCGGAACAACTCCCCGGATACATCCGTAATAATGAGCTGCACGGGATCATGGTCGATACCTTGCAAATATAG